atgtcattagattttcttcttttataccctttcttgccagccacgttgtggagtacttggacgcgtgtgatggagcattgtcctgcatgaaaatcatgtttttcttaccttgcagacttcttcctgtaccactgcttgaagaaggtgtcttccagaaactggcagtaggactgggagttgagcttgactccatcctcaacccaaaaaggccccacaagctcatctttgatgataccagcccaaaccagtactccacctccaccttgctggcgtccgagtcggactggagctctctgccctttaccaatccagccatctggcccatcaagactcactctcatttcatcagtccataaaaccttagaaaaatcagtcttgagatatttcttggcccagtcttgacgtttcagcttgtgtgtcttgttcagtggtggtcgtctttcagcctttcttaccttggccatgtctctgagtattgcacaccttgtgcttttgggcactccagtgatgttgcagctctgaaatatggccaaactggtggcaagtggcatcttggcagctgcacgcttgacttttctcagttcatgggcagttattttgcgccttggtttttccacacgcttattgcgaccctgttgactattttgaatgaaacgcttgattgttcgatgatcacgcttcagaagctttgcaattttaagagtgctgcatccctctgcaagatatttcactatttttgacttttctgagcctgtcaagtccttcttttgacccattttgccaaaggaaaggaagttgcctaataattatgcacacctgatatagggtgttgatgtcattagaccacaccccttctcattacagagatgcacatcacctaatatgcttaattggtagtaggctttcgagcctatacagcttggagtaagacaacatgcataaagaggatgatgtggtcaaaatactcatttgcctaataattctgcacgtagtgtattctgAATATCTTCCATCACACATGGGGTTTTAATgtctcttcttaggaaaaaaagaTGCTCCACTAGGAGGGGGCAGTGAATACACAGAAGATGTCATTGAAAGGCTTTTCTTGGGCTGCAAGCAGGAGCAAGATGAATGTTGTAACCCTTAGCTCCAAGGCATGATGACTCAGAGGAGACATCCACATCGTCATACTATGACTGAAAGGAAGAATGACCCATCCTGTCCACAatgtcatcctctttgtcctcaataataatgtggcaTCTATCAGAAGACATTTTGACTCCCAGATGATGAGGCATAGGTCTTTCATTTTCTACTCTTCCGTTTTCTAGACATTTTGTTATGAAGTCTAAAAATGGAAAGCCAtaggtttggtacacagattatacccatgttagtaaatggtactagcaaaattgcaagtgtgttttctataatttaaagacagaggagCAATTAAATGTCCCTGGTATTAACAATTTGTTATTAATTTATGAGGTAAAATATTTTTGAATGATGCGTCCACTAACATGGATATAAGAATGCAATGTTTGATGTAAAATGTCTTCGAAAACTATGttgatcatttattatactgaaatacacctaGGTTTACTAGTCACCAGGTGTTGATTCCAGGTGATGGGAATTATTCAATCAGGTGGGCATGTCTTGTATTTGTGTATAAAATGGAGCTTTTAGTATATTTGTTTGTCTTGATGAACATGttatagcccgaaacgcgtcacagcaaAATGTGTCCTATTTGATGTCGGATTTTATGGAAGTCGAATATAGAATTTTTATTAAGTAGAGCTGGAATCCTTAGATTTTTCCATGTTTGCACCTGACTCAGTCCGGGTCTGATTTTCCGTGCTCCACTGGGaggtggcaggtgagagctgcagtgATTCTATTTTCActtactgaaatacacctatattaggtgtatttcaggtgcagatggcagCACAACAGTTAGTTGCACTGCAATCAACGACTTTTCCCCacttacgccaggtctaaaaaattggGCAGGGAAGAGGACCTGGCTTAGGCATAAAAAATGGTCTAAAGGTATGCCAGCTAGGAAGctagcttacatttagactggcgctagatgcgctgaagttatgtataAGCctgtgccagtctaaatgtaggAGTTAttaagatgccggtcttaataaatgatcccctatgTGTTCAATAACGTGAGTATCACAATGCAATTTtgtagtaaaatgtctttgaacgaCATGGTCTGATGCAGTAATGCACTCAATAAATTGCGTATGAGAATGCAATTTTTATAGTGAAACTTCTATGCGTTCAATAACATGGGTATATGAATGCCATTTTAATGGGAAAATATCTTTGAACTATGTGTTCACTAACATGAGTATAAGAATGCGATatttgcagtaaaatgtctttgaactacatgGTCTGATACAGTAATGCTTTCAAAAGCCGGCataacaatgcaatgtttgtGATAAAACATTATTGAACTTTGCGTTCAATAATAGGGGTATGATAATGCAAGTTTTTTGTGAAATGTCTTTAAACTACAAGGTCTGATGTAGTATTGCATATACTAATATGGTTAATCTGTGCAGTAAAATATGTTTGAACTATGCACTCCATAACATAGGCATAAAAATTGCATTATTGGAGTCAGTTATTCTGTTTCTGAAAATGCTTTTTTCTTCACTGACATAATTTAAAATAAACAGGATATtactaaaagaaaagaaaaaaatgtgctaTTTGCCAATCACCATGAATAATGTGTTCAATATATCGTATAGATTATTATGATTACAAGGATATCAAatactgttttgtgatatttCATATTAAATATGTTACTAAAAAAAGTAATTATTTTtgctttgttattttttttatagcaatATCTTTTCAGAAATTTTAACTTTTACCATAAAAGAAAAAAGCTGGAAAGTAAAAACCTTATTTTTCTGCAATAGCTTTTACTATAAAGAAAATTGTATTGGTCTTGGTGGGATTTGAATCTCAAATCTACTATACAGCAAAATCTGTCTCTTCTGCTCTTGTGCCACTTTTCTGAAGTAGTGAAAAAAGGGCGCATGGTGTGGATGGGGAAGTGGGCATGCCAGTTTTTGGCATGAAAAATAACTTAAATGTACACTAGCCATGgaactggtgtagatttaagtctGTTGCATGGCCTGCTGAAAGAAGCACCAAACTTATGCAGAGCACCACAGAGGTGCTTCCATgcccatcttaggctactttcacactagcgttcatgggtcagttcgtgagctccgtttgaaggagctcatgagcggacccagacgcctccgtccagccctgatgcagtctgaatggagcggatccgctcagactgcatcagtctggcggcgttcagcctccgctccgctcgcctccgcacggacaggcggacagctgaacgctgcttgcagcgttcagctgtccgcctggccgtgcggaggcatgcggatccgttcagacttacaatgtaagtcaatgggaacggatccgcttgaagatgagcccatatggctcaatcttcaagcggatccgtcccccattgactttacattgaaagtctgaacggatccgctcaggctacttgcgaacttagaaatttttctaagttattaatgcagacggatccgtactgaacggagcctccgtctgcattaatatgatcggatccgttcagaacggatccgatcaagcgcaagtgtgaaagtagccttaataaataacccctttaaataaaaatgacttttctCTGCAAGGTTaatgttacttaaaaaaaatggcGCAAAAAAACACTTTTGCAACATACTTAGTATGAAATATCACAAAACATTATTTGGTATCCCTGCCATCAAAATACCTGTACAATAAAGTGAACACATTATTTATGATGATCGGTAAACAGCATAAAATAAAATGGTACTATGTGTATGGCAAAATGGCCTgacataaaaaaaacatgaaaatcaaaagaagcatttctcaggattagaggacTAGATTTTCACATAAAAGATGTTGTCATGTTTTGGGGCACCTACTGTACATGGtggtatgcttactttgaaaccATGTTTGGAGGTTACACACGCCCCTTAAATGGAACAACCTATATGTCATGTCTTGTATATTTTTTGGGATACATGTAAACCTATATGTCTCCGTGGCTACAGACTACAAACTAACTATGTATAGTAcagacttaggctacattcacacgtcagtattttcctatatcccgattttcggtccgttttttgcggatccattgttcctgaaaatgtttccgtatgtcatccgtatgtcatccgttttttgcagatccgcaaaaaacggaaacatgtataaagttcaataatcaaataaagttgtttggatttctttgaaaaaaaattgaaaaaataaaaataaaaaatatatttgttatgtgtttccaggaacggattccgcataaaacagatgacatacggaatgacatccgaatgtcttccgttttttgcggatccattgactttgtattgtaccaggatccgaattttgcggaaaagaataggacatgttttatatttaaacggacatgcggaacggaacaacggaaacggacagcacacattgtgctgtccgattttttccaggacccattgaaaataaatgggtccagatctggtcctgatctgttccgcaaaaaacggaacagatcaggaaagaaaaaacggacatgtgaatggacccttatcctgtCGACATGTATTACTCCATTCCAAGTTTTCACACTTATGCTGTCTGTAGGTTAGTAGTAACACATGACTGCAAAATGAAACTCCACACAaggtttttgcagtttttttcaaGGCTGCCAGCTGCATAGCAGCTGTATGTACAGAGTAGTAGGATGCTACATATTCTAGATAACAAGAGGTTCTCTGCTGTCCTTCTGAAAGTGAAAATATTTCTTTACCAAAAATCTGAAGGTTATCATTCctttcattgtaatttttttttctttgtagatgGTACTGCTGGCCCGGTGTGAAGGACGCTGCAGTCAGACATCCCGCTCGGACCCCCTTGTTTCCTTCAGCACAGTTTTAAAACAACCTTTTCGCTCCACCTGCCATTGCTGCCGGCCGCAGACCTCTAAGCTAAAAGCAATAAGGCTTCGGTGCTCTGGAGGAATCCGTCTCACCGCCACATACCGATATATTCTTTCCTGTCACTGTGAAGAATGCAATTCTTAGGGGCACATTTCACAGACAACTGGATTGGGAATTTTTAAAATGGACATCAAAttatgtgatttatttttatgaagTGTTATTTgtgaattaaataaaaagtgatacaAATACTATTGTCATACAGTGTGCAATGAAAGTGAAATAGTCTCGTAATGTTAACGTTTTCTGAAGATTCATTACATTTCTGGTCCAGATTGTATATGTTCCAATGTATGGACCATGGACTCACTATCAATATTTTCTGTACAGAGTATTCCTCTATGTATTTTTTAATCATTTCATTCCCCGGGTTTAATATTTTTATGAAGTACGGATGAATTATGAAAACTGGGCAGCAAGCTGGGTTAAACAGAACGAGCTGCCATAACATAATGGACTGACAAGAACAATAAAACAATTATTTTAAAAATTGCATATGCATCTTTTTTACATCAAATAACCTTCTCCACATGATGTTAATGATAAAACCAAATGCAGGAAGATTTTACATTAgcaaaagtttattttttattttttataagggCTTATCCAGGCCTGTAACTAAAATGATTCTTCATATAACCTGTGGTTCAGAATACACTTTTAGCAGTACTTACCCTCCACCACTCATGTGCACTGTGTAGCTGAACAGGAAAAAATAGGAGAAGATCCTATCGGTAAGTCAGGGGAAGAGCCAGTAGGCCTGAACCCAGTCGAGGAGTCATGACCCCAAGCCATGATCGTGGATTCATTGGAGAGATGGAAGAGTAAGTACTGCTGAAAGTGTATTCTCTCCACAgattaggctagttttacactaaaATTTtagttccggcaggctgttccagcagagaacagtctGTAGGAGaactctggatctggcattggcGGATGTTACCGCAATTCccgctggccccattaactataatgtttAATTTTTAATGGTCACTAGGACCATGCGTATTTTTGCAACTCCTCCGACTAGTATTCTAAAACtcaatttttattgtatttcttttaaaaaataaacatattgctTGGGAACACCAAAGAGAAAAATTAAAATTATCAGGAGTGACAGTCGCAAGATCAGTAGCCAGTGTTTAGGTGCACACCTTTTGTCCAAAACCTCGGACTTGCCTAATTATTTGTATGAGTCATTTATCTGGAATCTCTTGGTTCTGAGATCCAGATATATCCCTGTCATGCTCCTGTCTAAAAACCAAACACACtgtatccctacatgtttcgccgagcctgtcggcgtcttcaggggaaactaaCAGGTGAAATGTTGGGGGCGGGGTCAGGGCTTTTTAAACCTTCCGGTTTGCTTGGATATCCAATCCATTTTGCGGAGGAGGGAGAGAAGCTGCCTGTAATTCTATACACTATAGCGTCCCACCAATGTCTGGGTGCCACGTCACCCTGGCCGTGGGTGTGTACTACATGACCGAGCTGTTGACGTCACCTCGTCTATCTCCCGTCAATCAGCCCGGCCAGGTCACCGACGTCACCGCCAATGCGCCCGCACACGTCACTCTCCTGCGTCCTGCGGCCTCCCGATggcgttatgcgcatgcgctaGAACTTTTTCTCCGCTACAGGTACAGGATGGATCCGCGCATGCCCGTTCGCGGGCATGCGCGGATCCATCCTGTACCTGTAGCGGAGAAAAAGTTCtagcgcatgcgcataacgccATCGGGAGACCGCAGGACGCAGGAGAGTGACGTGTGCGGGCGCATTGGTGGTGACGTCGGTGACCTGGCCGGGCTGAGTGACGGGAGATAGATGAGGTGACGTCAACAGCTCGATCATATAGGACACACCCACGGCCAGGGTGACGTGGCACTCAGACATTGGTTGGGACGCTATAGTGTATACAATCATAGGCAGCCTCTCTCCCTCCTCCGCAAAATGGATTGGATATCCAAGCAAACCGGAAGGTTTAAAAAGCCCTGACCCCGCCCCCAACATTTCACCTGttagtttcccctgaagacgccgacaggctcggcgaaacatgtagggatacaGTGTGTCTGGTTTTTAGACAGAAGCATGACAGGGATATATCTGGATCTCAGAACTAAGAGATTCCAGATAAATGACCTATACAAGTAACTAGGCAAGTCCGAGTTGTTGGACAAAAGGTGTGCACCTAAACACTGGCCACTGATTTTGCGACTGTCACtcctgatagttttaatttttcTCTATTTGATGTTCCcaagtaatatgtttattttttaaaagaaatacaataaaaattgaGTTTTAGAATACTAGTCGGAGGAGTTGCAAGAACACGCATGGTCCTTAGTGaccattaaaaattaaataattttgaaAATAGTTGCGTAGCAACTCCTTTGAGGGATTTCTTTGTTTGTCACATTCGACTGTTAGAAGGGGCTTATTCGCCCAATCTCACGAAGGACCCCAAAATAATTGATCCAGGATATATATACTGCCCGGCGGGGAAACCCTTGTTTATTAGTTGTGATCCCAATGAATAGCCATATTTAGAGCTGATGGATAATCGGATTGAGATGGCAGGATTTCTTTCTAGCCAATTGAATAGTCCAGGTTTTTCTCTCTGAAGCGAACATAGTGTTCTCCAGCGATAATCTCCCTTTGAACTGTCAAGATATATCTCAGGCATTCAAAGAGATTAATAAaacttataaaaaatatattagatcCATTTGGGAGGTCACTAGTCTGGAGACATACCTCCAACAAAAGATAGTGTACAGGGGTATGCGCATACGGATCACTCCTAATGCGCATCAAGATGATATAGAATTTGTCAAGGGGTGGGAAGAGCTGCTTACGGATAATTCTCTCCGGAtgcaactgtatatatgtgaATACGAGAGAAAATTACTAACGAAAGTAGCTGCACAGTTAGAGAAAGAGATAGGTGACATTCAGATATTTAAGACACAACCTGAATTTCCCTCACTCGAAATAAGACTCCAAAAGAATATTGAAAGTGCACAAAGTGAGATTAAAGAACGCAAGCACAAAAAATACCTGAGAGATAAAAGGGATTTTGAAACAGGGCACATATATAATAACAAAAGTAGTAAAAACCCTTATTTCTCCAGGAGAACCGAGCAAAGGGACTATACTGATATATCAGAGTCTGAGATATCTGAACCAGAAGGAAGCGGTAGGTACCCCCCCAaaaatagtgggaaaaaaaaagaatagataCCATCGGGGTGGATATCAATCCAAAAAATACCCACAAAATCAGGGAGCGACTGGGGGACCCTATACCACAGAAAAATGGCAAAACTCAGTGCAAGAAAATCGGATTGCGGGTACTCAGGAGCAAAATCCGCAGGTGGCACTGCCTTCTGGTTCATCTGCATTCTCATTTCCATCGGAAACTGGTGCATACGGAAACACAACACATATGACAGTTCAGAGCACTCCCGCAATACCACCGTCTTTTTTAGTCCCAGGGATTCAATTGAGAGACAGAGACAAATGGGGCTACAATATGCCGAAAATGTAGAGAGTGATCCAGCTCTACAGATTATTAACCTGACTGGGATTGACCTGGACCCCCAGTATGAAATATTACTGGGAAAAGGTCTCTCTTTCACCCCTACACCAGGATTCAATTGTTTCTCCTGGGTAAAGGATATCAACCTCTTTGCTAGGAAGCTAGCTTTACATAAAGAATTTAAGGAGAGAGAAAGACAGGATCCAGGTAGGAAAGAACGGGAGGCCCTGATGATCTTGGAGGAATTATCAAGAGAAGGTAGAGGTGAGTCCCCGGATTCTATAGCCCCTATGACAGGTATGGGACCCAGATCCAAATACACTCCTCCGTTTTCAGGATTTGCCAATGTGGAGACTTTTGTAAACTTGGTCACAAGGGACCTCGAGCTGATTAAGACAAAAAAAAGTGAGGTTGGAAATAATTTGACGAATGAAGAAAAGGTGGCTCTAGCAGATCTGACAAAGAGAGATGAAATAATAATCAAAGCCTCTGATAAAGGGGGAAACATAGTCTTACTTAAACAACATGACTATGTAGGGATGGTCAAAAGACTGCTAGATGACCGGAAGACCTATAAAAGACTGGAGTCAAACCCAACTGTCAAATTTAAATTAGAACTCGAGTCCCTTCTAAAGCAGGCCAAAGAGGACAATTTGATTTCAAAAGATGAATTTaaaatactgtacaatacatgTCCAACGATGGCCACTTTTTACGCCTTGCCAAAGATACACAAGAAACGGGATCCAATCCCAGGAAGACCAATTGTATCCGGCAACTCTAGTTTATGTGAGGGTATCAGTATCTATGTAGACCACTTTCTCAGACCTTTCGTTGAAATTTTACCGTCATATATAAAAGACACGCTAGACATggtcaaaaaactaaatggcaTCCAGTTAGGCCCCAACACTCTTTTAGCAAGCCTCGATGTAGAGGCCTTATACACAAGCATTGAACATGAAAAAGGGCTAAAAGCAGTGCAGCACTATTTATATACAAAGGGTACACATTTATATCAGCACAATGATTTAATTATACAAATGTTACGTTTTTTACTTactcacaattattttgtttttgatggCACTTATTATTTACAGACGCACGGTACAGCAATGGGGACGGTTTGCGCACCCAGTTTCGCAAACCTGTACCTTGGGTGGTGGGAAGAAAAATTTGTATTCACGGAGGAGAACACGTTATTCACagattgtattttattttggggtcgatttatagatgacattttgattttttggaATGGTTCATTTAACGCATTTAAAGAATTTACGGAGAGATTAAACGAAAATGATCTAGGTCTGATACTTACTGTTGAAATACAGTCCAAAAGTATCAATTTCCTCGATTTAAAAATTACATTGGATAGGACAGGAGAAATAAAAACAGAAGTATATAGAAAACCCACAGCATCGAATGGTTTTCTTCATTGGCAGAGCTATCATCCACCAAAATTAAAGAGAGGTATTCCCGTAGGCCAATACTTGAGGGCCAGACGGAACTGTACTGATGAAGAGACCTTTCAAAAGGAAAGCAACATCCTGTATTTAAGATTCAGAAAAAGGGGTTACCCGAAAAAAGTCCTTCATCAAGCGTACAATAGAGCCGTCAATACAAATCGGGAAGAACTCTTAAACAACAGGAAGAAGGATGATGAGAAGACCATTAGATGCATAGGGACCTATGACGTGCAGAATGCTAGGATATACAGGATTCTCCAGAAACATTGGCACATCCTGAAGGCGGATAAGGATCTGAAAGAGATATTACCTAAAAATCCAAGTATTACGTATAGACGGGGCAAGAATTTGAAGGACATGCTAGTCAGAAGCCATTTTCAAAGAATCTCTAAAAGCAAAACTACATGGCTAAAGACCACGGGTTCTTATCCGTGTGGAACCTGTACCTTTTGTAAATTTATGACTCCCAAGAAGGAATTTAAAAACCCTTATGATGATAGAGTATACAAAATACGAGAATTCATCAATTGCAAGAGCTCGGGGGTGGTTTATTGTATACAGTGTGAATGCAACAAGCTGTATATTGGAAAAACCATTCAGGAATTAAGGAGGAGGATCTCGAAGCACTTTAGTGTATTAAATACCAATGAAGAGACACCCCTCTCTAGGCATTTAACAACATGCCATGATGGCAAAACAGACGGATTAAGAATTTGGGGGATACAGAAGATCGGGGTATCTCCTAGACAGGGCAGTATTGACCGCAAGCTCCAACAAGAGGAGACAAAGTGGATTTATCGTCTCCACTCTCTTGCCCCGAATGGGCTAAATGAAGGATTCACCTTTGCTTCTTTTTTGTAAGGTCAACTGGATCATTTAAAATACAATACACAATGGATATAGTGAGGAAGACATTTAAAATATGGAgcattaaaatgcaataaaaattcgtTTCTCCCCATATGAGAATATATAtgaagaaagaaaggaaaaaataaatagataaatcaaTAATCATCCCCATAGGGAGATGGGAGAAAAGAAATTGGGGAGCGTGTGATCAGGGAAGGGTAAAAGTAAATCGAAAACACAGATCAGTTGAGAAAACTAGAATATAAGCGGATATGAGCAATACTCACGTCTGGGAAGATATCCGCCAGGAGGAGGTTGAGGAATCTAAGGATAAAATAGAGAATAGAGAATAGTTATAAAGAAGGGGAACAAAATTAGAACACATATGGTCAAAACCAACAATGGAGAAATATACAAAACACTAGGATAAAAATATGCTCTTATTAAatcctaataaataaataaatataaccaTCACAGCTATAACTCTGGTAATTTGAAATTGGAACCAGTGGAAAAACTTATATTTATAACCCTAATAAAATGAGAGGTTATTTACAGGTTCAGAGGGTCCTGATTGTTGTGAACccctgatgagatgagagaggtggtgattaaaaaataaaaaataaaaaatataagaaatatGAAACACATAGTTACCCATATTGAGCATCCCCTTAGGAGCTATCCATATAGCCTTGAAAAAGTCCCGTAGGAATCTCGGCGGATGCTGAGTT
This is a stretch of genomic DNA from Bufo gargarizans isolate SCDJY-AF-19 chromosome 3, ASM1485885v1, whole genome shotgun sequence. It encodes these proteins:
- the LOC122930319 gene encoding norrin, which produces MGNYVLVSWITALSLMAILTEADIKKSNAFITESDPARCMRHHYVDSINHPQHKCTAKMVLLARCEGRCSQTSRSDPLVSFSTVLKQPFRSTCHCCRPQTSKLKAIRLRCSGGIRLTATYRYILSCHCEECNS